One Oncorhynchus mykiss isolate Arlee chromosome 9, USDA_OmykA_1.1, whole genome shotgun sequence genomic window, TGTCTTCCAGGACTAAACAGGGGAAGTCAAAAAAGCTCCAAAAGTCCAGCAGGGACTTGCCAGGTGGCTCTCCTGTGATCATATAGCATGACTAAAACGTATGGCCTAGATAACAAACAACAGACAGAGCAGAGTTGGGACATTGTCTTACATCAGATCGTGCGACGATTCCGCCTGCACTGATTGAGAGACGAGCGTTGCGTAGGAGTGACGCCACCTGTCGAAAGACAacggggttggggtcaattctatttcaattctagtcaattcagaaagttaaCCAAATTCCAAGAATTTGAAGAATTttagtgtacttcctgaattgacaggAATGTAAATGGAATTGAACCCAACCATATATCATGGAATATTGCAGATTAAAATCAAAATTCAACCTTTAAAGTGTTATGTAACGCTAAATaataaacatactgtagttttcATGCAATTAATTGTATCTTGGATGTTGacatttaacttttatttattcAGAAGAacccattgagaccagggtctcatttACAATGGTGACCCGAGgacaacaatacaacacattaaaaaTAAAAGTAAACTACAAATTACAGAATCAACACTTACAACTTCAAACACCACAAGTACAATTATTTACATTCAATCCAAACAGTTGTGATTCTCATTAAATTCATTCAACATTAAAGTATTAAACTGGCCAAGAGGCACCAGAGTGTCAAGATGTAGGGAGTTTGGTAGGCTATTCAAAAAATACGTACTAGTGGAACCTCGAAAGTTGTGAACCTTGAGACCTGTGGAGGGTTTGGTATCTCATATTTTAAAATGCTAACAGTGATGTGAGGTAGGTTGGAATCTTGTGTAGTAGAGATGTGTAAACAGCAAGGGGGTAATGAAGTGATCTACGGGACTTCAATAAGGACCAGACAtccttttgatacaggatgcagcGATGCATATCAAACCTGTCGCCTGATAAAGCAAAGGGCGCTATGGTAGACGGCATCCAAATGTTTAAGAGTAGTGGCTGCTGCATTCCGATAAACGGTGTCACCATGGTCAAGAACTGCCAGGAAATCTGACTgtacaatctgcttcctgctgttTAAGGAGATAGATGCATGATCTATTTCTATAAAAGAAGCCTACTTTAAATCTCAGCTTCTTAACTAGCTCATCCGTATGCTTTTATAACTCCACATTATTGTCAATCCAAAAGCCCAGATATTTATAGGTGGGAACATGCTCAATGAAAGAACCATCCAATGCATAAATTTGAAAGCCATCTAAAATATTTCTATGAGAATTAGAAAACAGCATACATGTAGTTGTTCCTGCATTAAGTACCAATTTAAATCAAAAAGGACTTTCTGCAAGGCGACAAAATCAGATTTACAGCTCCAACATAGCCTGGTCAGACGTTGGGAAATTCCATACATAAcagagtcatctgcatacagatTAATGTTACAGGTTTTTGCAGATAAACCAATATTATTTACATAAATAGTAAAGAGGACAGGTCCCAAAATCGACCCCTGAGGGACACCTTTAGTAATATCGAGGTAACTTGACTTGACACCATCAGAGAGCACACAGGTGGCCTATGTCAGGGAGAGTACCCCAAAAACATTCCAGGCCACTAGGCATCCACTACTAATTCACTATTATAGTGCCTTTGGCATCCTCTGCTGGAGAGTTGGACTGGGACTTGACTTTGCTgtgctacagtgcatttggagagAAAAATTTGGTGCTATTATGGCAGAGATTTGAGTTGTAATTCATAAATTGCCATTTAGTTATTAAGAGGCAGATTGGTTACTGTTAGAGGCAGAGCCTGACTTGCAAGGGCGTGTGCCATTTCCCAGGGAATATTAAAACTAGTCTGGCACCACAGGTAACTTTAAACTCCTGGTAATATGCTGGGCTTTGAAGTGGCACCACTTTTTTATTCATTTCATTGCACCCTTTTCTCCAAAATACTGTAGCAATTTTCAATCAGACagtgggggagagacagacagacaaggcaagaagggtcttctatgccatcaaaaggacaTAAAAAACATAAAATCATACaattttgacataccaattaggatctggctaaaaatacttgaatcagttatagaacccattgcccttcgtGGTTGTGatgtctggggtccactcaccaaccaagaattcacaaaatgggacaaacaccaaattgagactctgcatgcagaattctgcaagaacgtaaacaccaaataatgcacgcagagcagaattaggcagatacccgctaattatcaaaatccagaaaagagacgttaaattctacaactacCTAAAAGGaaatgattcccaaaccttccataacaaagccgtcacctacagagagataaacctggagaagagtcccctaagcaagctggtcctggtgctctgttcaaaaacacaaacagaccccacagagccccaggacagcaacacaattacagtaaacccaaccaaattatgagaaaacagaaagataattacttgacacaatggaaagaattaacaaaaaaacacataaaacttgaatgctatttggccctaaacagagagtatacagtggcagaatacctgaccactgtgactgacccaaatttaaggaCAGCTTTGACTATGTAGAGATTCAGTgtgcatagccttgctattgagaaaggccgctgtaggcagacctggctctcaagagaagacaggctatgtgcacactgcccacaaaatgaggtggaaactgagctgcacttcctaacatcctgccaaatgtatgaccatattaaagacacatatttccctcagattacacagatccacaaagaatttgaaaacaaacccaattttgataaattcccatatctattgggtgaaataccacagtgtgccatcacagtagcagagagagaggggggtagagagcgagagatagttATCATTTGTCATTCCTTAGAAAGAATCAGTAGGCCAGCATATTTTGGGGGATTATAAACTTTATCCATAAAATAGCATTCTAAGCCCCCATCTTGGAACATTAATGAGTCTTTTTCGAACATAAGGTGAGGGGGGTTTACAAGAGCCAACTTCAAAACTAATATCCCACCGCTTTTCAAGCAATGTCAGATATAAAGGACACGTTTTATGGATTTACTCTAAAACAGGTCTCTGGAACGGCCCTAAAATGTCTGAGATGCCTAAATATTCCTACTACCTGTATATATTGTTTACTATACAGCAGTTTAATTTACACAGTGTTACATTTGATGGCTTACTGTATTTCTATCAAACAACACTGCTCTACGTTTACTAAGGTATTAGGAGAAGGTTGCAACCAATAACTGTCTGTCACGGTAGACTGACATTTTGAAACTTTTAAATATGTTAAGGAGACAGTAATATTCTTTACTGCAACTGTCTCTTATCCAGGCCAAGCACATCCTGCTCTAACCATAACATTAGTTGATACCCCTCTGACCCTGAACTGTGTCCAAATCTATATCACCTCTGCCCCTGCTGCACCCTCAGCATATCCAAACATTAGACATGCAGTCCCTTTCTCCCTCAAACCCTGCCCACAGGAAGTGTCTCTTCGCTGGAGGAAATGGAGGCCAGATGTGGGGGTGTCCCACAGCTTTGGGCAGTGGGGTGAAGGGTGGCTGTGTGACAGGAGGGAGGGGAAAGTATCCCTGTTGGAATTTGTGCAATTCATCACTATGTTAGCTTCCATTCTTTGGGATTGGTTTGAGTGTTATTTCAAAGTATCTGGCATGTGGGAAAATAATACGAATTTAACATGCAATGGAGTTTTTCTTCAAGGCTGCCAATGTTTCACACACAAAATATTGTAAGAATAATTGAAAAACCCCTGTGTAGAGTCATAACTCACTCACCACCGTATAATAGATCTATTAAACAGCAATTCTGAGTCCAAAATAACCTGTCGGGAAATGAGATATTAAAGCAGTGTGTTTGCAGTCATCATTACAGCTTTGGGTTACACCATTGGAGATCTCTGCTTTACTACTGCTCCTTTCTCTTGTTGAATAAGAATAGATGTGGACTGAGGTCATAGCTAAAGTATAGAACATTCCGGTGGATGTCAGCCATGCTATAACAGACATGGTCCCTCACACACAGCAGTTTCACTGTGTCTTATTATGACAGTTTAGCTGTGAACTGCTTCATCATACAAGTAGATTCACCAGAACTGGAGGGTTCAGAAATATTGCCAGTCTTTTTCCAGCATTTTTGATTTCGATGGTCAGTCTTTTCATTGTTTGGTGTGTTACCACTGCAGAAAACTtagtaaaaaaaaagagaaaatagTGGCCGAAACATTATGTCACATCCCTGACGAGGAAATGAAATGTGCAACATCAATCAGGCAGAGTAGAGGAGATCAAAGAGCGCCCCACACCCTCCATCTGGTTCTGTTTGGGGAGACTTTttttcccctgcctctctccttcgtTCATTCCCTTTTTCTACTCTGAGACTGGGTTCTTCTTGTTTTTTCTGTCAGGCATTCCTCCATGTTACAGAGACAATGACATAGTGGCACGCAAGGTAGAACCAGTCAGAAGACGATACCTGTCTCTGTTCTTATACACCCCTCCGTTTTATATCTGAACTGGAGATGATTTACTGTTTCTCTGATTGAGTGAAGGTCTCAGGTATACCCATATGCTGTCATCACATCTCTATATCCGAATGTGGAGTCATGTTTGTGTTAAAGggatgtttgtgtgtatatgcgtgtgtgtctATTCAtgtggtgcatgtgtgtgtctgtgtgtataaggGCATGtaggtgtgtatgtctgtgtgtacaagggcatgtaggtgtgtgtgtctgtgtgtataaggGCATGTAGGTGTGTATGTCTGTGCATATGCGTGAGGGtgtgtatataacctccacatgtGATAACATTCTGCCGTCTCTCTCAGTGGAAATATTTAGGCTAAGTCCTCGTTTGAGCGTGCAGTTCAAACAGGAGAAGGCAGAGATTTCTTACCTTTTCCAGACGTCGGCTATCTCCAGGGGGCTTTCCATACAACACAGGGTATTGTGAGTACGCTTGGCCCCTCTTTGGAAATGtgctgtgtatatgtgtgtttatatCAACCCTGATATCCATTTTCCATTATTCCGTTAGCTCTGAGATATTTATTTTTACGGTGAGGGTGTTCAATGGAATTGTAATGTATAAATAGTTTGATCAGTCACAGGCGTCTCGATGACTCTGAGGAGGACACACTAACAATGCACCCCATTGTACCAATTAAAGCTAGAGTCTttcattgaaacaataacaaagcggccACCCCaattctgttttggtaaaaagctaagggatgggcctggagaaatgtatccactctcaaattcatagacgaggtcagtacaggtgcatcaaagctgggacagagagactgaaaaacagcttatttctcaaggccatcagactgttaaatagcaatctctagctggcctccacccagtaccctggcCTGAACTTAGTCACTAGCCAGAAACCACATGGTTACTCATCTCTGCACCTTGTCGGCTGCTgccatactgtatgtacatagacatggaacactggacactttaataatggaacactggacacttcaataatggaacactggtcactttaataatgtttacatactgttctACCCAtttcatacgtatatactgtgtTCTACTCAAGTCtatcctattcaactattgcttTACATATACTATTATATCCACGTATTCTTtaaatatactatatattctactcacatactgtccataatgtccacaCATTCCATCACATATCTACACTGCCGTTCAAAAaatgttggggtcacttagaaatgtccttgtttttgaaagaaaagcacattttttgtcctttaaaataacatcaaattgatcagaaatatagtgtagacattgttaatgttgtaaatgactattgtagcagaaaactgcagatttttggtggaatatctacataagtgtacagaggcccattatcagcaaccatcactcctgtgttccaattgcacgttgtgctagctaatccaagtttatcattttcgCAGttgatcgcagttgtaaatgagaactggttctcaactggcctacctggacATATAAAGTTTAAATTCTAAATTCTAAAAATtctaaaggctaattgatcattagaaaccctttCTCAATtaagttagcacagctgaaaactgttgttatgattaaagaagcaataaaactggccttctttagactagttgagtatctggagcatcagcatttgtgggttcgacaGTCTCAAAATGGGCAGAAACAAAGAAAttccttctgaaactcatcagtctattcttgttctgagaaatgaaggctattccatatgagaaattgccaagaaactgaagatctcgtacaacgctgtgtactattcccttcacagaacagcacaaactggttctaaccagaatagaaagaggagtgggaggccccggtgcacaactgagaaggacaagtacattagagagtctagcctgagaaacagacacctcacaagtcctcaactggcagcttcattaaataataccggTCAAcgagtgaagaggcaactctgggatgctggccttcttggcagagttcctctgtccagtgtcttgtacaatggtcatttacaacataaAAAATGTCTACACTagatttctgatcaatttaatattattttaaaggaccaaaaatgagctttttttttaaaaacaagaacatttctaagtgaccccaaacgtttgaacggtagtgtatatatactgtatatataggaTTGACCATCCAGGATATCAAAATgaaaaccatgttttgaggctatacagtgtttgtttgcattttcattgttttactccaatgtttgtaaacaatctTATATTTGGTGTACtggtggggtacgacagttgacgtttataagttatatttttcaagaatcaatgggtatatatcattaTTGATGTCCAAAGATATAGGATTGTAGCTTTAAAGGTGATGTTGCTTGTATTACTATGCCTATACGCTGACCAGTGTTGGGTATTCATTCAGGTCAGTTTCCTGATTATACCAAGATAATTATTTTAAATCAACAGATCACCGATTCCACCGACTTTACTGCCCATCTGGACCGGACAGTGGAAGTCTGGCATGTGTTTTATCTAGAAAGTTTGGCACGTACTTAATCTTGGTAGGTAAAACAGATGTAGGTGAATTTTGTTTGTGTACTGTAAGTATGTTGACATGAAGTCTCTTTCCGCAGGTCCACATTTCTTCAGAGAATAACCCACACCACATACTAAATGCACTCAAGTGATTCCACATATAAACATTGTACCCTAGTGCAACACAACCCAACGTCCCTGATGCATTCAGTGCACTTTTACATTGGAGGGCATTCATGGAACTGTTTTGGACTGAGGCATATTCAAATCGAATCTCAAAAGTCAAGCAATAGATTTTGTTCTTGTGTTGTGGATGTCTGCAATGTTTGAGAACCGAGTGATGGTGGTGGAACTGAAGGGTATGTTCATGTTCTGGCACAGAGGATGAAACAAAGGTTTCCAGAGGCACCCCTTAGATTCAGAACctctcattctttcctttacTTGAGCTAATTTTGCTATTAGACTTCACTGCTACTCTGGTATGCCAGTTTCCCCTTTAGCCTGCCGCTCAGAAGACTGTGCCAGGTCTCCAGTAAAACAAAGTGAATCTGAACACACTGTCTCTGAGGCTTTTTCTGACTTACAAAACAATGGAACTGTGAAATTGAATGCAATGAAACTGTACAGACGATTCAGTTCGATGAAAGGTTAAGATAATGACAGCCTAGTTCTATAGTATCTATCTCTCTAGAACTACTAAAGAGTGTTTTTTCTCTTCCTCATGCAAAGCCTCTAATTATTCTAAGAAACCTGGGCACACTAACAAGGTCTGTCCTGAGGAGTTATAGTACATCATGTGAGGAGAATATTGTCTAGTTCCTACTTTCAAAATCCAAAGGAattgatgatggtgttgagttGTGGAGACTTTAAGAAGGGAAAAGGAGGTATGGGGGAGGGGAGCTACTTGTTTTGGAAGAAATCTGGAACCTATAAACTTGGACAACTTATACGAAAAAGAACGGCAGAATATCCTCATCTGATTGGTCAACCCACGTGCCTTTGTCTCCGCCTCATCCCTTTACCCTTACCAATCACAAAACGCATTCTCTTCCTGTTATGCTTGGCCTGGCTGTGCCTTAGAACCCATCTGGACCAATCTGTGGAACAGATGGGTGGGAACTTACAAGTTCCATCCTCTTTCTTCTTTAAAAAGCCAGATGCAGGTTGGCTGCTGTCTTACATTGAGCTAGGATACTGGACGCAACTGCCGTTCTGAATGTAGCGAGCAGATTGTATTGTTAAATTGTTGTCATGTCTAGATGTAGGCAACATATGGATTTCCAATACTGAGAATTGattatttttccatttgcttTCTATTGCTAGCAGACCTGGCAGATCACTTCTGGTATTTCTATATACAGGCTTGCCATAGAACAGAGAAACTAAAGGAGGCATAGCCCATTAGAGGCCCTGAATGAGAGAACAGAGGAGTGGGATAGAAACAGTGTAGGTGTAGAAACAGGGTTAGGTAGATAGACTGCCATGAGAGAGGATCCGTCAAGCTGTGGTGAATACCCTGAGGGAGGGGTGGTGTCCAGCGAGGAGGAGCCAGACTGTGCTCCAAACAAATGCCCTGTGGTGGTGGCAACACCAGGGGCTGGCGGGCGCAAAAGGGTCACCAGGAAAGACAACATTTCATCGCCAACAGAGGACAACAAGTCAACAACAGGAGGGCCGCCCAGTCTGATCCCATCAGGACCCAAGAGGCCTAAGAAGAGTCCCCagccctccctgtctcctctccccatcccaggCCAGCCCCTGGAGGACCCTCAGCACCAGCGGGTGGTCGCCAATGTACGGGAGCGCCAACGGACGCAGTCCCTGAATGATGCCTTTGCCTCGCTTCGTAAGATCATCCCCACGCTGCCGTCAGACAAGCTGAGCAAGATTCAGATCCTGAAGCTGGCCTCACGCTACATTGACTTCCTCTACCAAGTCCTGCAGAGTGATGAGATGGACGCCAAGCTGGCCAGCTGTAACTACCTAGCCCACGAGAGACTCAGCTATGCATTCTCAgtgtggaggatggagggggccTGGTCCATGTCCGCTACCCACTAGCCCTCCCACTTACCTCTCTAACACCCTCTCGCCCTCCCCTCCTGCCCCCTCGCCCTCCCACAGCTGCGCCCTCCGGACCAAATCTcccatgacctctgacccctgctcTCTGACCCTCATCCTCACACCATCTAACTCCTCCACCACTCTACACCAGGTATGCACGATACAAACCATTCATACTCAATAGCATCTTTCCAAAACAAAATGTCACTGTTTTATGTTGCATGCAAAGAAGTAGTAATTCAACAGATCTGCTGAAGGTGATCAGAGATGAACCTGGTGTTTTAATATAGTATCAAATGCAATGCTGGACATTTGCCAGGATGAAACCTAATAACTAAGCCAAGTAAGTAAATCACAAGGGAGGATCATAGAACAGCACATCTTAGGTCCCCACAAATCTGTTTTTACATACAAGGTATACTGTAACTATTCTACCAGATCAGTTTGTCCTGAAAATTGATATACGATGGTAGCTAAATGTAGCCCATGATTATCATCATGATTATGGACCTAATAGGAGGCTATTGAGCTGTTATTTCATACATTTAGTAAGAAATAGCCTTTGAACGCTAACAAATCACACCATACACAATCGTATTATTTGGACAAGAAATCATAAAAATAATCACATACAACTTCTTAATAgtttctatgttttttttaaatatatatatttgtatatttatgTGAAAGGCATATAAGAATGAAttcctccagagagagagagaaagaaagagttttACCCAGCCAGCCATAACTCATTGTACCTCCTAGTCTCATCAttttagataataataataatattaatcgGCCTTTGAAGCCAAATGATTGTGAAAAAAGTAACATTACAAGTTTCACTTTCCTACACCCAAAACAAGTCCCTTTTTTAATATTTTGGTAGTAAAACCGTCCTTTGAAATTCTTTCCTTTTGGACGAAAATGAGATAGACCTTGACGAGGCTGAAAAAAATAACCTGGTTTTGAGAAACCATGCAGCAGTTAGCCATCAAAGGAGAAGTGATGGCTGTCTACTGCACTCCCACAAACCTCTAAGTTAAATGAAAGAGGTGCCATTGATTCTTCCAGCTCCACATCTCCATGGTAAAGATGGCTATCAGACACCTCATCACTGGCTGTGCCTCCCTTCACCAGTGGCCACACATTTGCCATTTGAAACCACTGATTTACCCACTTCACAAGAGGTACCGTTACCACGCTTCTGAGGGATGTCTTGTTCATACTACAGACAGCACAGTGTGTTCATACAACCTAGCACACATTGACATGTTATTCGCTGTGACATTCTCAAACACTGTCCTCTAGAAATTGTGTTTGAGGCGAATGAAAGTGAAATGTCCTTTGACCCTTTCTTAAATACCAGGTGAAATGAATATAGGAGGAACAGGCGGTTAGATATGAGTGATGTATTCTCAGTGTTTGTGCTTGCTGGGATGGCCGTTGTGTCTGCAAGCTGATTCTGAAGGAAGACATGATTTGCTCCTTTGTCATTAGTGTCCTGTAGTATTCTCCAGCTAATGTCTTCTTAACCTTTCTCATGTTCTCCCTGCTATTCTATGGGGTTGCTttggaatatgtgtgtgtgtgtgtgtgtgtgccacatgAATACAGATTTGTATTCTGTCAGGGAGGCGTCAATGTTTATCCCTGTCTTTCATGGAGATCAAATATACGTTGGTGTTTTAGCCTGCTTTGTTCTTGTTGCTGAACTTATTGCCACACTCTGGCTTTCGATTGGACATTTATACTTAAATTTATTGTGTTTACTTTTGCCTTTATATGCATGTTTATTGATATTATCCAGTTGCATTTAATCAAAATACCACATTTTACAAGGACATGGTCAACAAAACACACAGCCCTGACCTCCAGGCAAAATGGACATAAACATTTTAATACTGAAGGGAGTTATGCCCATTACCAGTTTAACTGTTAAAGAGCAGAGATTTTATTAGGCATCAtgaaataagaatgtgttttctTTAAAGCAAAAGGAAATAGCATATTTAGCATTATGTTTGAGCACTTACAGAATGTTTCTATCTTGTGTCTCCCCAGCATAGGACCAAGGCGATTGAGAAGCCTTCACGTTGGTCTGCAATCCCTTTGATTACTGGTTTGTACTTACACCTCTGGACCAACTAAATCACAGATCTCAGCCTTGCCCTCACTCTGGAGAGGTACTGTAGAGACTCGGCTTCCTCGAGCGCACACCGAATCGTCAGGGCAACAATTTTGAGCTACTAGCAGGCCTGGAAGACAGACAACTATAACATTTTATGACCTGGAAATTGCAACTTTGACTTAGAAACAGTTTTGTACACAAATGTAAGTCATGTGAATGTTTCTTTTCTAGTGTAAATGCATGTAGTCACAAACAATAGAACATTCTTGATTAAAAGGGAATCAGTTGCTGTAAAGAATGTATTTGTATTACAATTGTAGATATGTGGATAAAACATGCCTTGTGATTTTCTTGTCCATATAATAAAAATGTGTGTCTCATCTTATAACCGGTCTCACCTTTAACCCTGTACTGCGACGACACCAGCATGGTCCACCATCAGCCTTCAATATTTGGAGATGGACGATGACACAATGGCATTTCTAAACACCAAATACATATGAAATACTTGGGACTATTATCCtcctttgtgtttgtgtgtgaaataACCTGGGGTCTATCTACGAGTTACCATGTCAGCCTTAATTAGTGCTCTAGAACATACGCCTCGTTAAGAAGTCTGCTCTGGCAGACTAAGGTATAATTGCACATAAAGCTGTTGTTCTTTTGGGGGAAAATAAGGCCTCTAAAATATTTATTGGTTGGAAAGAAATCTTGTGATATACCCAACCACAGAAGCACATGTGGATACATGCATTAATGGACCATGAGAGTGTACACTGTATATCAAACATGTCACACctacacatgtgcacacacaacaTTTTCAATTTTAATTAAGAGAAAATCAGTACAAAATAGACATTCTTTCTATACACACATAGGAAATATGGAGGAAACAAACAAGGTAAAATAAAAGTATGAAAGTATGAAAAAAGATTCAATGTCATTTTTTGTTATTCTAAACTTGTTAGTGAAGGCTACCAATACATGATTCAAGGCACATGTGTGATGCATTTTGGTCTTGAGTATCTATTTACAGTGACTTTAGCAAGTAGATCATAAAAAGGACCAGAAGTCGATCATAAAAAGAAATGGTGAGGAGTGGCCCACTGGCAACTAAGACAAAATGAGTGTGGCCCATAGACCCCTGGAAAACTTTACAGGAGAGCTAATGTACAGTATTCAACACACTTTAACTCTAACAGAGTTAAACCCTTCATAGACAACAGATACCCACTGGTGCACAACGAGACAGTCACAACAGTCACTGTCAGTTCTACGAGACAGTCACAACACAGTCACTGTCCGTTCTATGAGACAGACAACACAGTCACTGTCAGTTCcacgagacagacacacagtcactgtCAGTTCTACGAGACAGACAACACAGTCACTGTCAGTTCTACGAGACAGACAACACAGTCACTGTCAGTTCTAAGAGACAGACAACAGTCACTGTCAGTTCcacgagacagacacacagtcactgtcagttctacgagacagacaacacagtcactgtcagttctacgagacagacacaacacagtcactgtcagttctacgagacagacacaacacagtcactgtcagttctacgagacagacacaacacagtcactgtcagttctacgagacagacaacacagtcactgtcagttctacgagacagacaacacagtcactgtcagttctacgagacagacacaacacagtcactgtcagttctacgagacagacacaacacagtcactgtcagttctaagagacagacaacacagtcactgtcagttctaagagacagacaacacagtcactgtcagttctaagagacagacaacacagtcactgtcagttctaagagacagacaacacagtcACTGTCAGTTCTACGAGACAGACACAACAGATTCACTGTCAGTTCTACGAGacagacacaacacagtcactgtcagttctacgagacagacaacacagtcactgtcagttctacgagacagacaacacagtcactgtcagttctacgagacagacaacacagtcactgtcagttctacgagacagacacaacacagtcactgtcagttctacgagacagacacaacacagtcactgtcagttctacgagacagacacaacacagtcactgtcagttctacgagacagacaacacagtcactgtcagttctaagagacagacaacacagtcactgtcagttctaagagacagacaacacagtcactgtcagttctaagagacagacaacagtc contains:
- the twist3 gene encoding twist-related protein 2, yielding MREDPSSCGEYPEGGVVSSEEEPDCAPNKCPVVVATPGAGGRKRVTRKDNISSPTEDNKSTTGGPPSLIPSGPKRPKKSPQPSLSPLPIPGQPLEDPQHQRVVANVRERQRTQSLNDAFASLRKIIPTLPSDKLSKIQILKLASRYIDFLYQVLQSDEMDAKLASCNYLAHERLSYAFSVWRMEGAWSMSATH